In Thalassophryne amazonica chromosome 14, fThaAma1.1, whole genome shotgun sequence, one DNA window encodes the following:
- the LOC117524480 gene encoding LOW QUALITY PROTEIN: ankyrin repeat domain-containing protein 10-like (The sequence of the model RefSeq protein was modified relative to this genomic sequence to represent the inferred CDS: deleted 1 base in 1 codon) produces MMSLGGGESGFSSEEVLNVRFPLHRACRDGDVSALRCLLQCVSSPADLTVEDTFYGWTPIHWAAHFGKLECVMLLVQIGCGVNTVTSRFAQTPMHIAAFGGHPDCLLWLLQAGADMNKQDYVGETPIHKAARAGSLDCINALLNQGAKADMRNASGLTAADLAHAQGFRECAKVLSNAQNLQQNMAQSHNGSILYNITQNGSHTHPTIQGRSFLNGMPNRKRSSEGIETNPVKKARPNGLGMPLELLHMNGPLGGTGGFQNGTIEVEVTPIGNSDAPGRFAFGLNGFAPAHCEDQGIQHRSSPVPKELEVITVASMQTPCRWTNSYAYL; encoded by the exons ATGATGTCGCTGGGAGGAGGTGAATCCGGATTCTCGAGTGAGGAGGTGCTGAATGTTCGCTTCCCGCTCCACCGCGCGTGCAGGGACGGAGATGTCTCCGCCTTGCGCTGCCTGCTTCAGTGCGTCTCCAGCCCGGCAGACCTGACCGTGGAGGACACCTTCTACGGGTGGACGCCTATACACTGGGCCGCGCATTTCGGGAAG CTGGAGTGCGTAATGCTTCTGGTTCAGATTGGCTGTGGTGTCAACACTGTGACGTCCAGGTTTGCACAGACGCCcatgcacattgctgcatttggGGGCCACCCTGACTGTCTGTTGTGGTTACTCCAAGCTGGTGCAGATATGAACAAACAG GACTATGTGGGCGAGACGCCCATCCACAAGGCTGCTCGTGCGGGCAGCCTGGACTGTATCAATGCTCTCTTGAATCAGGGAGCAAAAGCTGA CATGAGGAATGCCAGTGGGCTGACTGCTGCTGACCTGGCCCACGCACAGGGATTCCGTGAGTGCGCCAAGGTTTTGTCCAATGCCCAGAACCTCCAACAAAACATGGCTCAGTCCCATAACGGGTCAATTCTGTACAACATCACCCAGAATGGGAGCCACACTCACCCCACTATCCAGGGACGGAGCTTCTTAAATGGCATGCCCAACAGAAAGAGGTCCTCTGAGGGCATAGAGACA AACCCAGTGAAGAAAGCCAGACCCAACG GGCTGGGCATGCCGCTGGAGTTGCTGCATATGAACGGGCCACTGGGTGGCACTGGAGGATTCCAAAACGGTACCATAGAAGTGGAGGTGACCCCTATTGGGAACTCAGATGCGCCAGGACGCTTTGCATTTGGGCTGAATGGGTTTGCACCGGCACACTGTGAGGATCAGGGGATCCAGCACAGGTCGAGCCCTGTGCCGAAAGAGCTAGAGGTCATCACTGTGGCATCTATGCAGACGCCTTGTCGCTGGACCAACTCTTACGCATATCTGTAG